The window GTGCAGCACGTGGTCGTCGGGCAGCGGGTCCTTGTGCTTGAACCACACCTGCTGCTGGGAGGCCTTACCCGGAGTGATCGTCACCTGATCACGCGGGACGATGCGGACATCCCACTCTTCGAACTGAGCGAACCCGGCGTCGTCGAACACCCCTCCCTTGGAGATGAAACCCGGCAGGTTGTCGGGCGGGGGCGCATCGGGCATCTCGTCCTGGTGCTCGATACCGCTCTGGTCGGTCTGAAACGATGCCGACATCGAGAAGATCGTCTCACCGTGTTGGATCGCGTCGACCCGGCGGGTGACGAACGACCCACCGTCGCGCAGTCGCTCGACGAGGTAGACGGTGGGCTTGGTGGCGTCGCCGGGGCGCAGGAAGTAGCCGTGCAGGGAGTGCACTTGGAACTTGGGCTCCACGGTGCGCACCGCCGACACCAGCGATTGGCCTGCGACGTGACCGCCGAAAGTACGCTGCAGGAAACCGGATTCGGGGCTGAAGACTCCACCGCGGTAGATGTTGACCTCGAGCTGCTCGAGGTCAAGTATCTCTTCGATCGCCACCAGGTATGCCTACCAGCCGCGTTCAGCGAGTCGGTGCGGCTGCGCGATCTCCTCCACGTTGATTCCGACCATGGGTTCACCCAGCCCCCGCGACACCTTCGCCAGTGCATCGGGATCGTCGTAGAAGGTGGTGGCCTTGACGATGGCGGCCGCGCGCTGCGCGGGGCTGCCGGACTTGAAGATCCCGGAGCCGACGAACACACCCTCGGCGCCGAGCTGCATCATCATCGCGGCGTCGGCCGGGGTCGCGATGCCGCCGGCGGTGAACAGTGTGACCGGCAGCTTGCCGGCCCGGGCCACCTCGACCACCAGGTCGTAAGGCGCCTGCAGTTCCTTGGCCGCGACGTAGAGCTCGTCCTCCGACAGCGAGGACAACCGCCGGATCTCGCCGGCGATGGTGCGCATGTGGGTGGTGGCGTTGGACACGTCGCCGGTGCCGGCCTCACCCTTGGAGCGGATCATGGCCGCGCCTTCGGTGATCCGGCGCAGGGCCTCGCCGAGGTTGGTGGCGCCGCACACGAACGGCACGGTGAACTTCCACTTGTCGATGTGGTGGGTGTAGTCGGCGGGGGTGAGCACCTCGGACTCGTCGACGTAGTCGACGCCCAGGCTCTGCAGGATCTGCGCCTCCACGAAGTGGCCGATGCGGGCCTTTGCCATCACCGGGATGGTGACCGCCTCGATGATGCCCTCGATCAGGTCGGGATCGCTCATCCGCGCCACGCCGCCCTGGGCGCGAATGTCGGCGGGGACGCGCTCGAGGGCCATGACGGCGACGGCGCCGGCACCTTCAGCGATGCGCGCCTGTTCGGGGGTGACGACGTCCATGATCACGCCGCCCTTGAGCATCTCGGCCATGCCGCGCTTGACCCGGACCGTACCGGTCTGCGCGGGGCTGGCCGAGCCGTTACGTTCAGCTGCGGTTTCCACTGTCGGTCCCTTCTATTGATACGGATCCAGTGTAATGGGGAGCTCCCGAGACCCCCGTCAGCGGATCGGATGCAGCTCGGCGCGCCGGACCCCGCCGTCAGCCATTGATTTGGCCTCGGCGAGAAGCTCGCCGAGTTGGAGGGGATACACCGTCTCGCCGGCGTCGGCCAGTTCGGCGATGGTGGCCGCGTCACACCAGCGGTGGCCGTGAATGTAGCGAAGTTCCAACTCGGTTCGGCCATCCGCCGTCGGCTCGAACCTGCCGGTGCGGTGGATGAAGTAGAACTCCTGGCTCTGGATGACGGTGCCGTTGAAGTCGATGACCGAGTCGCGCCGCCACACCGGACCCACCATCTGGGCCGGTCCCACCCGCAGGCCGGTCTCCTCGGCGATCTCGCGCACCGCCGTGTCGACGAGCCGCTCACCCGGGTGGGCCTGCCCGCCCACGGTGAACCACCACCGCGGCGCGTTGCCGTCGGTGACGGCCGGGTCGGATCCGCAGAACAGCAACACCGCACCGTCGTCGTCGAGCAGCACCACCCGCGCGGAGGTTCGGCGGTCCACCAGACCCTCGTCGGTGGGTGCCACCGCAGGATCGGCGCGTTCGGCGATCTCGAAATAACTTGGCAGTGGCGCGGTTCCGCCCAGGCGCAGCCAGCGCACCGGACGCCGGTCCCGCAATGCCAAGGTGTCGCGCACCGCGTCGTTGTGGAACCGGCGGGCCAGCAGCACGCGGGCTTCCGCGTCGGCCAACTCTGCCGCCAGGGCCACCGGGATCGCGTTGGGATCCACCCGCGCCAGCGCAGCCGACAGCTCGTTCTCGGCGGCTTCACGGTTGGCCCTCGGCGCACGCTCGGCGGCGTCGGCCAGCGCCACCAGCCTTCTGCCCTCCGGGCGGTCCCGGTAGGCGTCGGCCGCCACCGCGCGGGCCACCACCGCACGGCGGGCCAGCGCCCCGTCGAGTGCCTGCCAGGACAGGTCATAGCGGACGTGGAGACGATCCAGCCGGGTGGCTGTCTGGTAGGCCCAGAAGCCGATCAACAGCAGGACGACGACCAGAACCCCGGTCAGAGACCAGTACAACGGACCCGACATTAGCTGGCCACCTGAACCTTGACGCCGGCCCCGGCGACCGTCTCGTAAACCCGCATCATCTGGTCGGCCACCACCGACCAGTCATACCGGCGCACGGCAACTTTGGCGGCCTCGACGTAGCGGGTGCGCAGCTTGTCGTCGTCGAGAACGGCGACCAAAGCCTCGGCGAGTGCGTCCGAGTCGTCAACGGGCACCAGCCGCCCGGCCCTGCCGTCGAGCAGCACCCGGCGGAACGCGTCGAGATCGCTGGCGACCACCGGGGTGCCCGCAGCCATCGCCTCCACCAGCACGATGCCGAAGCTCTCGCCGCCGATGTTCGGGGCGCAGTACACGTCGGCGCTGCGCATGGCCGAGGCCTTCGTGGCGTCGTCGACCTGCCCCAGGAAGCGCAGATGGCCGGCCAGCGCGCCGGCCTTCTCCCGAAGCTCCTGCTCGTCGCCGCGGCCGACGATCAGGATCTCGATGTCGGCGAACCGCTTCACCAGCGCAGGCAGCGCACCCAGCAGCACCGCCATCCCCTTGCGCGGTTCGTCGTAGCGGCCGAGGAACAGCACCGACCGGCCGGGCCGGGGATAACCGTCGAGGCGGGGCGCCTCGGCGAACGAGGCCACGTCGACTCCATTGGGAATCTCGACAGCGTCTGATCCCAGCGCCTCCATCTGCCAGCGGCGCGCCAGGTCGGACACGGCGATGCGGCCGACGATCTTCTCGTGGTAGGGGCGCAGAATGCCCTGAAACACGCTGAGTGTCAACGACTTCGTGGTCGAGGTGTGAAACGTCGCGACGATCGGGCCCTCGGCTGCCTGCAACGCCAGCATCGACAGGCTGGGCGCATTGGGCTCGTGCAGGTGCAGGACGTCGAACTCGCCCTGCGCCAGCCATTTCTTGACCTTGCGGTGGGTGGCCGGCCCGAACCGCAGCCGGGCCACCGAGCCGTTGTACGGGATCGGTACGGCCCTGCCGCCGGAGACGACGTAGTCGGGTAGTTCGACGTGCGGGGAGGCCGGCGCGAGCACGCTGACCTCGTGCCCGCGCTCCCGCATCACCTCGGCGAGTTGCAACACGTGCGACTGCACCCCGCCGGGCACGTCGAACGAATACGGGCACACCATGCCGATCCGCATCAGCGGGTGCCATCCCCCTGTATTCGTGCGCGCCGCTCCTCGGACAAGTCGGCCAGCCACTGCGGCTGGAGCATGTGCCAGTCCTCGGGGTGGGCCGCGATGTTCTTTCCGAACTGGTCGGCCAGCGCCTGTGTGATGACGCCGACGTCGCCGCTCGAGCAGTCCAGCGCCGGGAACAGGCGCACGACGCAGTCTTCACCGCGGTAGTAGACGTGCGCGGGCAACAGCGCGGCGCCGGTCTCGATCGCCAGCCTGGCCGGGCCGGCCGGCATTCTCGTCGGCTGCCCGAAAAGGTCCACTTGCACACCGGATTTCGTGAGATCACGCTCGGCCATCAGACACACCGCCCGGTTGGCACGCAGCCGCTCGGCGAGCACCTCTATCGGCGGCCGCTCGCCTCCGTTGAGCGGCAGCACCTCGAACCCGAGGCTTTCGCGGTAGTCCAGGAACCGACGGTAGAGGGACTCCGGCTTAAGGCGCTCGGCGACGGTGGTGAAGGTGCCGCTGTGGTGGACCAGCCACACCCCGGCCATGTCCCAGTTGCCGCTGTGCGGAAGGGCCAGGATGACGCCCCGGCCCGCCGCGTAGGCGGCGTCGACGTTCTCCTTGCCGATGATCACCTCGTCGAGGCGGCGCGCGAGAGCTTGCAGATCGAGCGTCGGCAACCGGAACGCCTCCCGCCAATATCGCGCGTAAGAGGCCAGCGAAGCGCGAATCAGTGAGTCCGGCACCTCGGCGGGCGTAGTGGCGATCACCCGGGCCAGGTTCTTGCGCAGCTGCTCGGGACCGCCACCCAGCGCCGCGAAGCGAGCACCGGCACCGAAAGCGTTGCGCGCCAAGAACTCCGGCATGGCCCGGACCAGGCGCCAGCCCACGGCGTAGCTCAGGTCGGCGAGGCTGTCCCTGGACGGAAACCGCTTGCGGCCCGCCGCCAACAGTCCCGCTGGAGCGGCGATCACTGCCCGGCACTCCCCTGATCGGCCGCAGGCTGGCCGGCCGGGTCGATCTTGTCCGTCGCGCCCGGCGAACTGCGCACGTTGTGCACCCGCTGACCCACGGTGACCAGGCTCGCCACCGCGAGCAACCACATCGCGATGTGCAGCAGGATCGGCAGGGAGAAGAACGGCAGGTCCGAGAACCCGGCGCCGACCAGCACGATGGTCAGCCGCTCCGGACGCTCGATGAGCCCGCCGCCGCCTTCCAGGCCACTGGCCTCGGCACGGGCCTTGATGTAGGAGATCACCTGCGAGGTCACCAGACAGATCAGCGTGGCCACCATCAACGACGAGCTGTGCAGACCGAATGCCGCCCACCACAGCAGGCCGCAGAACACCGCCCCGTCGCTGATCCGGTCGCAGGTGGCGTCGAGTACCGCACCGAACCGGGTGCCACCGCCGCGCTGGCGCGCCATCGCCCCGTCGAGCATGTCGGCGAGCACGAAGAAACAGACCGCCACCGCGCCCCACCACAGCTGCCCGATCGGGAACAGCGTCAGTGCGGCCAGCACCGAGCCCGCGGTACCGACGATGGTGACGATGTCCGGGGTCAACCCGATCTTGAGCGCGGCCTTGGCAACCGGCGTGCTGAGTTTGGTGTACGCCGCGCGGGTCATCAGGTAGAAATCACTCACGGCTGGTTGACCCACTCGCCGGAGAGCAGCTTGCGGGTGTCACGCAGCAGCTGCGGAATGACCTTGGTTTCACCGACGATGGTGATGAAGTTGGCGTCACCGGACCACCGCGGCACCACGTGCATGTGCAGATGCTCGGCCAGCGAGCCACCGGCCGACTTACCGAGGTTGAGCCCCACATTGAAACCGTCGGGGTTCGAGACGGCCTTGATCACCCGAATCGCCTTCTGGACGAACGCCATCAGCTCGGAGCTCTCGGCCTCGGTGAGGTCCTCCAACTCCGAGACCTGCCGGTAGGGCACCACCATGAGATGACCGGGGTTGTATGGGTAGAGGTTGAGCACCGCGTACACCTGCTCGCCGCGGGCGACCACCAGGCCGTCCTCATCGGGCAGGGTGGGGATGTCGGTGAAGGGCCGTGACGGCACCGACGACTTCTTCTGTGCGGGGACCTCGACGATGTAGCTCATGCGGTGCGGGGTCCACAACCGCTGCAGCCGGTCCGGGTCCCCCACTCCCCGGTCGGTCAAGGAGTCCCGTTCGTCAGTCACCGTCGACCTTCACCACTTCCGTCGAGGGGACGGCATTCTGGCGGTCGGCGATCCACTTGAGGATTGTGGCCACCGCCTGCTGACGGGGTACACCGTTGATCTGGCCGCGGTCACCGAAGCGGAACGACACGGCCCCCGCCTCCACGTCGCGGTCGCCCGCGAGCACCATGAACGGCACCTTCTGGTTGGTGTGGTTGACGATCTTCTTGGCCATCCGGTCGTCGCTGGCGTCGACCTCCACCCGCACGCCGTGCGATCTGAGCTCGGCGGCGAGGTCATGCAGGTAAGGCACGTGGCCGTCGGCGACCGGGATGCCCACCACCTGCACCGGGGCCAGCCACGCCGGGAAGGCGCCGGCGTAGTGCTCGGTCAGGATGCCGAAGAACCGCTCGATGGACCCGAACAGCGCGCGGTGGATCAGCACCGGCCGCATGCGGGTGCCGTCGGCGGCGGTGTACTCCAGCTCGAAACGGTCGGGCATGTTGAAGTCGAGCTGGATCGTCGACATCTGCCAGCTACGGCCGAGCGCGTCGCGCACCTGAACCGAGATCTTCGGCCCGTAGAACGCCGCCCCGCCCGGGTCGGGCACCAGATGCAGGCCGGAGGCCTCGGCGACCTCCCGCAGCGTCTCGGTGGCCTCCTCCCACACCTCGTCGGAGCCGACGTACTTGTCCGGGTCCTTGGTCGAGAGCTCCAGATAGAAGTCGTCGAGGCCGTAGTCGGACAGCAGGTGTAGCACGAACCGCAGCAGCGAGGCCAGCTCGTCGCGCATCTGCTCACGGGTGCAGTAGATGTGCGAGTCGTCCTGGGTCATACCGCGCACCCGCGTCAGGCCGTGGACGACGCCGGACTTCTCGTAGCGGTACACCGTGCCGAACTCGAAGAGCCGCAACGGAAGTTCGCGATACGAACGCCCCCGCGACCGGAAGATCAGATGGTGCATCGGGCAGTTCATCGGCTTGAGGTAGTAGTCCTGCCCTGGCTTGCGCAGCGCGCCGTTCTCGTCGAACTCGGCGTCGATGTGCATGGGCGGGAACATGCCGTCGGCGTACCACTCCAGGTGACCGGAGGTGATGTACAGCTGCTCCTTGGTGACGTGCGGGGTGTTGACGAACTCGTAGCCGGCCTCGATGTGCTTACGCCGCGAATACTCCTCCAGCTCGCGGCGCACGATGCCACCCTTGGGGTGGAAAACCGGTAGGCCCGAACCGAGTTCGTCGGGGAAGCTGAATAGGTCGAGTTCCACACCGAGCTTGCGGTGGTCGCGACGCTGCGCCTCCTCCAGCAGCTCGAGGTGACGGTCCAAGGCCCCCTGGGACTCCCACGCCGTGCCGTAGATGCGCTGCAGGCTGGCGTTGTTCTGGTCACCGCGCCAGTAGGCCGCCGAGCTTCGGGTCAGCTTGAACGCGGGAATGTACTTGGTGGTGGGGATGTGCGGCCCACGGCACAGATCGCCCCAAACCCGTTCCCGCGTACGGGGATTGAGGTTGTCGTAGGCGGTCAGCTCATCACCGCCGACCTCCATGATGTCGGCGTCGCCGGACTTGTCGTCGACGAGCTCGAGCTTGTATGGCTCAGCGGCCAGTTCGCGGCGCGCTTCGTCCTTGGACTCGTAGACCCGCCGGGAGAACAGCTGGCCTTCCTTGACGATGGCGCGCATCCGCTTCTCGAGCTTCTCCAGATCCTCGGGAGTGAATGCCTCGGGCACGTCGAAGTCGTAGTAGAAGCCGTCGGTGATGGGCGGACCGATGCCGAGCTTGGCCTGCGGGAAGAGCTCCTGCACGGCCTGGGCCAACACATGGGCCGCGGAGTGGCGGATGACGCTGCGGCCCTCGTCGGTGTTGGCGGCCACCGGAACCACCTCGGCGTCGGTGTCCGGGGTCCAGTTGAGGTCGCGCAGTTTGCCGTCGCCGTCGCGCACCACCACGATGGCGTCGGGTTCGCCGCGCCCCGGCAGGCCCGCGTCGCGCACGGCGGAGCCCGCGGTAGTCCCGGCAAGAACCCGGATCGGGGCTGCTGGGGCGGTGGTCGCGGGGGCGCTCATCACGGGATCTCTTTCGGTTGACTCAGGACACTGCGGACCGCCGCGACGTCTCGCGGTCAATCGCGACCATGCTATCGGGGTGCTGATCAGGCGCCGAGGCCGACGGGGCTCTGCAAGGTCGGGTGATCCAGCCCCAGCAGGCTTGCCGACCAGCCCACCGCGCCGACCAGCCAGAGGGTGGCCACCACCGCCGCCGCGGTGAACACCACCCCGAGCGCCTGCACCCACCGGCCCTGCCTGCGGAACCACGCCATGGTGCTGTTGTAGCGGCCGCGGGTGAACGTCAGGGTGCGATGCGCCCAGTAGAACTCGGTGGCCAGGATGGCCAGGCCAAGGAACAGGATCGCCCAGCCGGGTCCCGGGTAGGGAATCGCGACGATGCCGACAACCAGCACGGCGAGTCCGACCACCCCGACGGCGACCCGGTAGGCGAAATCGGCGACCGGCCGCTCATGCAGACGGTCACGCCGGTGCGCCCACGCGTGGAGCCATTCCCGGCGCCGGCTCACGGCTGACCCTCCTTGAGCTTCACGAACAGTCCTTCCCTGTCGGCCAGCAGGGTGTCGCCGCCGCAGAGCCGGACCACCCGGCAAGGGTCGCGCCGATCACCGTCATGTCCTCTGCCACCTGGTTACCGTATGCCGCCGGCTGCAGGTCCTTGACAACGAAGGTACGTGTCGCGGTGGCATGGTAGACCGGCGAAGCTGAGCGACCTGGCCGGCCAGATTTTCGCCGAATCATGCGGCGGACTCGACCGCGACGCCGGTGATTCTCCACTCAAGCATTCCCTCGGCGGCCCGTCGAGCGTTGAAGCCATGCCGCTCGAGAAGGCGCACCGCGTCGTGGGCGAGCACGCAGTATCGCCCACGGCAATAGGCGACGACCTCTCGGCCGGCCGGCAGTTCGGCAAAACGCGCGCCGAGTTCGTCGAGGGGTATGTGAATGGCCCCGGGCAGATGTGCGGCACGGTATTCCGGTGCCGGGCGGACGTCGAGAATGACCACCTCACCCTGCCGGGCGCGGCGCAGCAGATCCTCGGTGGCCACCGCCTCGATGTCGTCGGATCCCAGATAGGCCCGGCGGGCGACCTCGGTGTGCGGTCGATGCCGTTGGGCGACCCGCCTCAGGAGGTCCCAGAGTTCGGCGACGTCGTTGCCCGACAGCGCGTAGAAGATGCGTTTGCCGTCCCGCTGCGACGTGACCAGGCCGGCTTCCCGCAGCGCCTGCAGATGGGCCGAACACGTGCTGAGACCCAGTCCTGCGGCACCCGCCACATCGTCGACGCTGCGCCGTCCCTGCGCTAGCAGGTCGAGCAGTTCGAGCCGCTTGGGGTTGGCAAGCGCCTTGCCCACCGCTGCGAATTCGTCGAACAGGGCGTCCTTGGCGGCGCGGTCACCCATGGGCATGCTCCTTCGGCCGGTGTGGTTCATACATACGGACCGCGACCACCAGTCCCGAGGCGGCCGTCAGTGCAGCTACCGCCCAGATGGCGGCGCGGACACCGAGCAGGTCGGCGACCAGACCCGCGACCAGCGCGCCGACGGCGAAACCGCCGTCGCGCCAGAGGCGATAGGTGCCCACCGCTCGGGCCCGCCACGTGGGGTGCGCGACGTCGCCGATGGCGGCCAGTAGCGTCGGGTAGACCATGGCGGTTCCGGCACCGAGGGCTGCGGCCGCCGCCGCCCACGCGGCAAACGAGTGACTCATCGCGATACCCGCCAATGCCATTGCCTGCAGCCACATTCCGAATGCGATCATCCACTTGCGGCCCCACCGGTCTGACAGTGCGCCGGTGAACAACTGGCCCGCTCCCCACACCGCGGGATACAGCGCCGCGAGCACGCCGATACGACCGACGGGAAGTCCGGCACCGGCGAACAGAAGAGGAAACAGCCCCCACGCGAGCCCGTCGTTGAGATTGTTCACCAAGCCGGCCTGGCTGGCTGAGGACAGCGCCGGCTCGCGAAAACTGGTTTGCAGGAACACATCCCGGTTTGTCAGCTGCCCGTGGAGATCGGCGCGGGTTTCGTGGCAGGCGGCTTCGAATTTGGCGTGGCCGTGGGTCTCCTTGACGAACCGCGCGGACAAGCCCAATCCGATTGCGGCAAAGGCGATCCCGAGCAGGAAGGGCGCGGGGCGAAGCCCGTGGTACTGGGCGAGGTAACCGGTCACCATCGCCGTCAGGGCGACCGCGCCGTAGCCGGCCGCCTCGTTGAGACCCATGGCCAGGCCGCGACGGGACGGACCGACCAGATCGATCTTCATGACCACGGTGGTCGACCAGGTCAGCCCCTGACCGATGCCGAGCAGCACGTTGGCGGCGATGACCCACGCCCAGGCGGGCGCCCAGATGAGCAGCGGCGAGATCGGGACGGCGACCAGCCAACCGGCGATCAGGACGGGCTTGCGGCCGCAGCGGTCGGACAGGGTGCCGGCGAAGTAGTTGGTCGCAGCCTTGGCGAGACCGAACACCAGAACGAAGGACAACCCGGCGGTGTAGGCCCGCAGGCCGAACACCCGCTCGCCGAGCAGGGGCAGCACGGTGCGTTCCTGGCCCAGCATGCCGCCCACCAGGGCGTTGACCGCCACAAGCAGGCTGAACTGGGCGGCGTTCTGGCGAAGGCCCAGCGCCACGGCTCCATCCATCATTCCATGATTACATGGAATGATGGATGGAGTGCCAGCCGTGCGCGAGCACATGCTGGTTTTCGAGAGGTGTCTCGGCGGAGGATCGAGACCAGAATTGTGGTGGTGGTCCCGGCTGGGATCGAACCAGCGACCTTCCGCGTGTGAGGCGGCTGGTGAACCGATTATCCACGGCACTGGCGTCTGGCTCAGCTTCCTGACCAGCCTAAACGGCCGGCAGAGACGGAACTCCATTTCCTGGGATGTGTCACCTTTGTGTCACCATGGCCCTTTCCGGCCCCCGGAGCCAGCAAATGTCGCGTGCAGAGGAGGGTGAGCCATGGACCGTTTCCGCCCGGGGGTGGTGTGCGGAGGAGTACCGCGCACCGTGGGCTGCGCACCCGCGTCTCGCAGAGAAGATTGATCGGTGTGGGCGGGGAGGATTCAAGATTGCGAATGGATAGCTCCCGCGTAATCAGGTACCATCATGGTACCTGATCGGAAGGGGTGGAGCAGATGCCCGCGCTGAATGTTCAATTCACGGACGATGAGCTGGCGCGCGTTCGCACAGCGGCTAGCCGCAGCGGTAGCTCATTGAAGCTGTTCGCGCACGACGCGATCATGGCAGCCGCCGACAACCGCGCTAGCCGCGTCACCGAGGCGTTCGAGTACGTGACGGCCCGATCAAGCGAGCTAAACCGCCGCCTCGCATGACCGTCTACCTTGAGCGCGACGACATCGTTGCTGGTGGTGGAATCGCTTGCGGATTCCCCCTCCTCGTCACCGACGAGGGGCTATTGCAATCAGCGGTAGCCCGGCCACAAACAAGCGCCTTCGGCGACGACGCATACCCGACGCTCCGGGACAAGGCCGCCGCGTTGCTGCACTCACTGGCACGCAATCACGCCTTCGTAGACGGCAACAAGAGGACCGCCTGGGCGTCCGCGTGGGCGTTTCTTCGACTGAATGGTGTTGACCTGCCTGACGTGTACGACGTCGACCACGCCGAGCAGTTGGTACTCACGGCGGCATTGGGTGAAATCGACTGGCCCAAAATTGCTGGCGGGCTCCAAGCCCTCGCCGCGGATTGAGGTTTTCTCAGTAGTTTCCCCTCTGGAGAGTTGACAGGACGATTGCGGCAGCAACAATCTGGCCAATTCTGGTTGGGCACAGTCTGATTCGCCGAAGACACCGCCAGCGTTCTTTGAGTTCGGCATTGGCGCGTTCCCCGATCGCCCGAATCGCGGTCAGCAGCGCGTTGTAGCTGCGATTGTCAACGGCGAGGTCACGGCCTTTGACCGGGCTGTGCACCCCGATCCCGGAACCTTGGTAGCCCTTGTCCGCCAACGTCGGCAGACCGTCGGCGGCGGCCTTGTACAGCGCGCCCAGACAGTGTGCGCGGGCAGCGGTGATGTCATGCACGCTGCCCGGTTCGACCTCGCTGGACCACACCGGGAACCCGGCCGGGTCGGCGAGGATCTGCACGTTGCCGCCCTGGGTCTTGTGCTTACCCGAGTACCACAGGTGATGGCCGGCCTCGGTGCGCTCGTTCACCCGGTCGATCTCGATGAGCGTCCCGTCCAGCGTGACGTGCGACCAGCCTTCCCGCTTCGCCCGGTCGAGCACGTCGTGCAGGTCGGGTGCCTGCTCGGCGATCACGTCGATCGCCTCGTGCAGATACCGGTAGCAGGTGGAGATCGGCAGCCCGGCCTCGAAGGCCAGCAGCCGGATCGGGGCGTCGTCGCCGAACCAGCGCAGCACCAGCTTGGCCTGCGTGCGCACCGTGCCCGCGCGTCGCCCGGCGCGGGTGCCGATCTCGCGCCGGTGCGCGCGCAGCAACGCGGTCACATGAAGCAGGGTTTCCTCGGGGACGTCGCAGATGGCAGAGTAGGTGAACACGTGGGGTCCTCTTGCGGCGGAACGGCTTTCTTGGTCGAAACCGATCCTTGAGCAGGAACCCCACGTCCTGCTCTCACGACACGCTGGAAACTCCAGTCACACCAACCTCACACGCCCCAAGTGAGAAAACCTCATTGAATCCTCCCGGCTTTAGCCGGGGAGGATTCAATTTTCGGGCTCTATTGGGCTCTTGTGACATATCCGTGGGTGGCAACCGCCCGCTGGCCGCAGGGTTGGTTTCCTGGTTATCGGGCAACTTCGAGGATGGGCCGATGGCGACCGGCACGACCGACACCGCAGCGGTGGCCACCGGCGAACCGGAGGTAGTCGTTCCGCTCGCGATGCACATCGAGACGTTCCTCGAAGACCTCCGCAACGCGAACACATCAGCGAACACTATCCGCGCCTACCGCGGAGACCTGACCGCCTTCGCCGAGCACTACGACGGCGACCTGACCACGATGGGTGTCGACCCGATCCGGGCTTTCCTGTCATCGATCGCCGGACAAGCCCCGGCCACTCGCAAACGCACGCGGGCCGCGGTGTCCGCGTTTTGCCGGTGGGCGGTGCGCCACGACCGGATACCTGCCAACCCCCTGGACAAGGTGGACACCATCAGCGTGCCGAAGACCCTGCCACGGCCGGCACCCGCAGCCGACATCTTCAAAGTCCTCAACGCGATCTGCTCGCGGCGCCCCCGCAAGGACATCACCACCGATGTGCTGCGGGACCGGGTGCTGTTCGAGACCGCCTACCAGTGCGGCCTACGCGCCTCGGAGGCGTGCGGGCTGTATGTCGAGGATTTCGACCTCACTGTGGACGACGAGCACGTGCGCGTGCACGGCAAGGGCGGCACGGTGCGCACCGTGCTGCTCGACGACCGCTGCTACGTCGCGTTGGTGAAGCTGTACCTGGCGCGAGTTGGGTACACGTGCGGGCCGATGTTCCGCGCCAGCATCAACGGAAAGGGCGGCCCACTGTCGTACTCGGCCGCCCACAACCGCTGGCAATCCTACTGCGCCGCAGCCGAAGTCGCGATAGATATCCATCAACTGCGCCACAGCCACGCCACGGAACTGATCAACTCCGGGGTCGGGATCGAGGTGGTGCGCAAACGCCTCGGTCACGCCTCCACCGAGACCACCCAGATCTACACCCTGCTCGCAGACAAGATCGCCGACGACGAGATCCGCGCCGCCCGCCTCCGACGTGACAC is drawn from Candidatus Mycolicibacterium alkanivorans and contains these coding sequences:
- a CDS encoding tyrosine-type recombinase/integrase, which encodes MATGTTDTAAVATGEPEVVVPLAMHIETFLEDLRNANTSANTIRAYRGDLTAFAEHYDGDLTTMGVDPIRAFLSSIAGQAPATRKRTRAAVSAFCRWAVRHDRIPANPLDKVDTISVPKTLPRPAPAADIFKVLNAICSRRPRKDITTDVLRDRVLFETAYQCGLRASEACGLYVEDFDLTVDDEHVRVHGKGGTVRTVLLDDRCYVALVKLYLARVGYTCGPMFRASINGKGGPLSYSAAHNRWQSYCAAAEVAIDIHQLRHSHATELINSGVGIEVVRKRLGHASTETTQIYTLLADKIADDEIRAARLRRDTQLGR